In Nitratiruptor sp. YY09-18, a single window of DNA contains:
- a CDS encoding paraquat-inducible protein A, with translation MQENEAAYCATCESFLYSNDPLLLQKLFAFSLSALIFFTIANIYPIVAINISGLQGELTLLEAILRLFDEEFVFVSFFSLLVLFIFPLLLMVLLFCYAFLMLFFPLCTLSKNILIAISVVRRWSMLDIFFIAILVALIKIYEYSSIYFGPAFWSLAIFIIIEIYLVRMQPIDMLWSIWEERCEVS, from the coding sequence TTGCAAGAGAACGAAGCAGCCTATTGTGCAACATGTGAGAGCTTTTTATATAGCAATGATCCACTGCTTTTGCAAAAACTCTTTGCATTTTCACTAAGTGCTTTGATATTTTTTACAATAGCAAATATCTATCCGATTGTTGCGATAAATATAAGCGGTTTACAGGGGGAATTGACTCTGCTAGAAGCTATATTGCGCCTTTTTGATGAGGAGTTTGTATTTGTCTCATTCTTTTCGCTGCTAGTGCTCTTTATCTTTCCACTGCTATTGATGGTTCTTCTATTTTGCTATGCTTTTTTGATGCTATTTTTTCCTCTGTGTACTCTTAGCAAAAATATTCTCATTGCTATCTCAGTTGTGAGGCGATGGAGTATGCTCGATATCTTTTTTATAGCTATTTTGGTTGCACTGATCAAAATATATGAATACTCTTCTATTTACTTTGGTCCTGCATTTTGGTCACTGGCAATTTTTATAATTATTGAAATATATTTGGTGCGTATGCAACCTATAGATATGCTATGGAGTATCTGGGAGGAAAGATGTGAAGTATCTTAG
- a CDS encoding ATP-binding protein: MTQIYEKLGLFYLGKQVDQKGEETGLLELIKNKHLTTHAAIIGMTGSGKTGLGIGILEEAAIDKIPALIIDPKGDMGDLLLAFENLSPQEFVPWIDPLEAQKKGLSVEEYADKIAAMWQEGIESFYQDRSRIKKLKESADFTIYTPGSSAGVQISLLASFDAPSKEIIEDTDSYSYMLAASANSLLALLGQSQEEATNEFILLSNILDFYWKKGESLTLEQLIANIINPPFKKIGILPLEGFYPANGRTKLALKLNNLISHPSFSNWIKGEPLDIAKLLYTQNGKPRMSIMYIAHLSDNERMFFVTYLLNKLISWMRTQSGTSALRALLYMDEIFGYFPPNANPPSKEPMLLLLKQARAFGIGAVLSTQNPVDIDYKGLANIGTWFLGRLQTKQDIERVIDGLLKNSPDALDKKRITQILSNLPKRTFLLRSIHKENLEIFKTRWVLSYLKGPLNKEEIARLMAAKKEEKNSAQTAQNTLKPKSSLAQKPLVPAGIDEYFEIYNPSTQTFRFAPFIQAKATLHYYNQTRGIDTLQEVCYEFAAQDMDLEAMEECDERSLATKPPENSVFAALPSQLLSKKGWVTLAKDLRNMLYINKHLTLYKIAKLRIESTPEESLEDFKARALALLRDKKEQEREKIQKRYEKKLKQLQIKLRRAYEKLEKEKEEAKSKTTDTIISIGMTLLDSLFGRKKIKSSTIAKAGSTISKAKRAYNEYDDIESAKERIEELEHEIETIQEELEEELEKLENRYTFENFPIQEIIIKPRKSEIKTRLSLVWKQIDL; the protein is encoded by the coding sequence ATGACACAGATCTATGAGAAATTAGGTCTCTTCTATCTTGGTAAGCAGGTAGATCAAAAAGGTGAAGAGACCGGTCTTTTAGAGCTTATCAAAAACAAACACCTTACTACTCATGCCGCAATTATCGGGATGACCGGTAGCGGCAAGACCGGACTTGGGATCGGTATCCTGGAAGAAGCGGCAATCGATAAAATCCCTGCTCTTATCATAGATCCAAAAGGTGATATGGGCGATCTGCTTCTAGCATTTGAAAATCTATCTCCTCAAGAGTTCGTACCCTGGATAGATCCTCTTGAAGCACAAAAAAAGGGACTGAGTGTCGAAGAATATGCAGATAAAATCGCTGCAATGTGGCAAGAGGGGATAGAGAGTTTCTACCAAGATAGATCTCGTATCAAAAAGCTCAAAGAATCAGCAGATTTCACTATCTATACACCAGGAAGCAGTGCTGGTGTGCAGATTTCACTGTTAGCAAGTTTTGATGCTCCAAGCAAAGAGATTATTGAAGATACTGATAGCTATAGCTATATGCTTGCAGCAAGTGCAAACTCCCTACTCGCTCTGTTGGGTCAATCGCAAGAAGAGGCAACAAATGAATTTATACTCCTCTCAAATATTTTGGATTTTTATTGGAAAAAGGGAGAGAGTCTCACTCTTGAGCAGCTCATTGCAAATATCATCAACCCACCATTTAAAAAGATAGGAATTTTGCCACTTGAGGGATTCTACCCAGCAAATGGGCGTACCAAACTAGCGCTCAAACTCAACAACCTCATCTCTCATCCATCCTTTAGCAACTGGATCAAAGGAGAACCTCTCGATATTGCAAAACTCCTCTACACCCAAAATGGCAAGCCACGAATGAGTATCATGTATATCGCACACCTCAGTGACAATGAGAGGATGTTTTTTGTCACATATCTCCTCAACAAACTCATTTCGTGGATGCGAACACAGAGTGGAACATCGGCTCTGCGAGCGTTACTTTACATGGATGAGATATTTGGCTACTTTCCGCCAAATGCAAATCCTCCGTCAAAAGAGCCTATGCTTTTACTCCTCAAGCAGGCTCGCGCATTTGGAATAGGTGCAGTGCTCTCTACCCAAAACCCAGTGGACATAGACTACAAAGGGCTTGCAAATATCGGCACATGGTTTTTGGGCAGATTGCAAACAAAGCAAGATATCGAAAGAGTTATCGATGGACTGCTCAAAAACAGTCCAGATGCTCTTGATAAAAAGAGAATAACCCAAATACTCTCAAATCTTCCTAAACGCACCTTTTTGCTGCGCAGCATCCACAAAGAAAATCTAGAAATTTTCAAAACTAGATGGGTACTTAGCTATCTCAAAGGGCCTCTAAACAAAGAGGAAATCGCAAGACTCATGGCAGCCAAAAAAGAGGAAAAAAATTCTGCACAAACTGCTCAGAACACTCTAAAGCCAAAAAGCTCTCTAGCACAAAAGCCTCTCGTTCCAGCTGGAATTGATGAATATTTTGAAATCTACAATCCAAGCACACAAACTTTTCGCTTTGCTCCATTTATTCAGGCAAAAGCTACACTCCACTACTACAACCAAACACGTGGTATAGATACTCTCCAAGAAGTTTGCTATGAATTTGCAGCGCAAGATATGGATCTTGAAGCAATGGAAGAGTGTGATGAGCGAAGTTTAGCTACAAAGCCACCAGAAAATTCCGTATTTGCTGCGTTACCATCCCAGCTGCTAAGTAAAAAAGGGTGGGTAACGCTAGCAAAAGATCTACGCAATATGCTCTATATAAATAAGCATCTTACTCTCTATAAAATTGCAAAACTACGTATTGAATCAACTCCTGAAGAGTCGCTTGAAGATTTTAAAGCACGCGCTTTGGCACTTTTGCGGGATAAAAAGGAGCAAGAGCGAGAAAAGATTCAAAAACGCTATGAAAAAAAGCTCAAGCAGCTGCAAATTAAACTCAGACGCGCTTATGAAAAACTCGAAAAAGAGAAAGAGGAAGCAAAAAGCAAGACTACCGATACAATCATATCTATTGGTATGACACTCCTTGACTCACTCTTTGGCCGCAAAAAGATAAAGAGCTCCACCATTGCAAAAGCTGGCTCTACAATTTCTAAAGCCAAAAGAGCCTATAACGAGTATGATGATATTGAGAGCGCAAAAGAGCGCATTGAAGAGTTAGAGCACGAAATCGAAACAATTCAAGAAGAGCTTGAAGAGGAGCTAGAGAAACTAGAAAATAGATATACATTTGAAAACTTTCCTATCCAAGAGATCATCATTAAACCACGCAAAAGCGAAATCAAAACAAGGCTGAGCCTCGTATGGAAGCAGATAGATTTATAA
- a CDS encoding DUF2853 family protein gives MNKLQEKIALYKEKIKEIEPKFDETLLEKITKSLGPSIYKKDAETVSCSSPDELERVKKNFIIKKLGIDASDDELDKALKEVCEKMGSSNRNKYRAIFYYLLVKKFKKENLYS, from the coding sequence ATGAACAAATTGCAAGAAAAAATTGCTCTTTACAAAGAGAAGATCAAAGAGATTGAACCAAAGTTTGATGAAACGCTGCTAGAAAAGATCACAAAGAGTCTTGGCCCATCAATCTACAAAAAAGATGCAGAGACTGTATCATGCTCAAGCCCCGATGAGCTAGAGAGAGTCAAGAAAAACTTTATCATCAAAAAGCTTGGGATCGATGCAAGTGATGATGAGCTCGATAAAGCTCTCAAAGAGGTGTGCGAAAAAATGGGCTCATCCAACCGCAATAAATATAGAGCAATCTTTTACTATCTCTTGGTTAAAAAGTTTAAAAAAGAGAATCTTTACTCTTAA